Proteins found in one Oncorhynchus mykiss isolate Arlee chromosome 17, USDA_OmykA_1.1, whole genome shotgun sequence genomic segment:
- the LOC118940190 gene encoding zinc finger and SCAN domain-containing protein 2-like: MRSLSYSPSNEEKDITVNQEVESGAFTVKEEEDAFRVKDEEDITVKQEVESEAVTLKEEEYTPAAKEEVDITVIQEVEGGAVTVKEEEKDTFRVNEEEDVTLKEEEDVVTLKVEEDVTVKEEEDVTVKEEEDVTVKEEEDVTVKEEGGVTVKGEDDSVFGVKEEEWEMTVTSKEEEEPGYLGPVSQTHLKASNGSNDEPALINTRERRDYRGSSGEPQQPHDADKAEKSLSRSEPPKKHLQRSTGKITHCCSDCGKRFTSSGITIHQRTHRGEKSYSCDQCGKSFTTSGSLTLHRRTHTGEKPYSCTQCGKSFTQLSSLITHQRIHTGEKPYSCTQCRKSFTNPSGLISHQRTHTGEKPYSCTQCGKSFAQSGALTVHQRIHTGEKPFSCGQCGKSFGQSGDLRVHQRTHTGEKPYSCGQCGKSFGQSGDLRVHQRTHTGERPYSCDQCGKSFAQSGALTVHQRIHTGERPYSCSQCGNSFAA, translated from the exons ATGCggtcactaagctactctccttctaatgAAGAGAAGGATATCACAGTAAATCAAGAAGTAGAGAGTGGGGCctttactgtgaaagaagaggaggacgcgttcagagtgaaagacgaGGAAgatatcacagtaaaacaagaagtagagaGTGAGGCTGTTACTTTGAAAGAAGAGGAATACACTCCTGCTGCTAAGGAAGAGGTGGATATCACAGTAATACAAGAAGTAGAGGGTGGGGccgttactgtgaaagaagaagagaaagacacGTTCAGAGTGaacgaggaggaggatgttactttaaaagaggaggaggatgttgttACTTTAAAAGTGGAGGAGGATGTTACtgtaaaagaggaggaggatgttactgtaaaagaagaggaggatgttactgtaaaagaagaggaggatgttactgTAAAAGAAGAGGGGGGTGTTACTGTAAAAGGAGAGGATGATTCcgtttttggagtgaaagaggaggagtgggaaatGACTGTTACATCAAAAGAAGAGGAGGAACctggatatctgggcccggtttcccaaacgcatcttaaggcatccaatggttctaacgatgaaccggccctgattaacacta gagagagacgggactaccgtggatcctctggggagcctcaacaacctcatgatgctgacaaggcagagaagagtctctccagatcagaacccCCCAAGAAACACCTGCAGAGATCCACAGGGAAGAtaactcactgctgctctgactgtgggaagagattcacctcATCAGGCATTACAATTCATCAGCGAACACACAGAGgggagaaatcttatagctgtgatcaatgtgggaagagttttactacatctggcTCTCTGACTTTACacaggagaacacacacaggagagaaaccttatagctgtactcaatgtgggaagagttttactcagctcAGCAGCCTAATaacacaccagagaatacacacaggagagaaaccttatagctgtactcaatgtcGGAAGAGTTTTACTAATCCATCcggcctgatatcacaccagagaacacacacaggagagaaaccttatagctgtactcaatgtgggaagag ttttgcccAATCTGGAGCGctgacagtgcaccagagaatacacacaggagagaaaccttttagctgtggtcaatgtgggaagagttttggtcaaTCTGGAGATCTGAGagtgcaccagagaacacacacaggagagaaaccttatagttgtggtcaatgtgggaagagttttggtcaaTCTGGAGATCTGAGagtgcaccagagaacacacacaggagagagaccttatagctgtgatcaatgtgggaagagttttgcccAATCTGGAGCGctgacagtgcaccagagaatacacacaggggagagaccTTATAGCTGTAGTCAATGTGGGAACAGTTTTGCTGCATAA
- the LOC118940056 gene encoding gastrula zinc finger protein XlCGF17.1-like yields MQQQPKCFFIHYSGKDSYAVLHRPTGKRTHCCSDCGKRFTSSGIKIHQRTHTGEKPYSCGQCGKSFSASSTLTVHQRTHTGEKPFSCGQCRKSFTTSSTLTEHQRIHTGEKPYSCGQCGKCFTSSGSLTQHQRTHTGNKPYSCDQCGKSFGGSGELTVHQRTHTGEKPYSCGQCGKSFTTSGHLTRHQRIHTGEKPYICGECGKSFSTSSTLTVHHRTHTGEKPFSCGQCRKSFSSSSSLTEHQRIHTGEKPYSCGQCGTCFTTSGSLTQHQRIHTGEKPYSCNQCGKGFIRSVHLTQHQRTHTGEKPYSCNQCGKGFGQSGELTVHQRKHTGEKPYSCGQCGKRFASSGSLTLHQRTHTGLKSHSCDQR; encoded by the exons atgcaacaacaaccaaagtgcTTCTTCATTCATTACTCTGGTAAAGACAGTTATGCCGTGCTCCAT agacccacagggaagagaactcactgctgctctgactgtgggaagagattcacttcatcaggcattaaaattcatcagagaacacacacaggagagaaaccttatagctgtggtcaatgtgggaagagtttttctGCCTCTAGCACTCTGactgtacaccagagaacacacacaggagagaaaccttttagctgtggtcaatgtaggaagagttttactacatccaGCACTCTGACtgaacaccagagaatacacacaggagagaaaccttatagttgtggtcaatgtgggaagtgTTTTACTTCATCTGGCTCtctgactcaacaccagagaacacacacaggaaataaaccttatagctgtgatcaatgtgggaagagttttggtggatCTGGAGAGctgacagtgcaccagagaacacacacaggagagaaaccttatagctgtggtcaatgtgggaagagttttactacatctggcCATCTGACTCGacaccagagaattcacacaggagagaaaccttatatcTGTGgtgagtgtgggaagagtttcagtaCATCTAGCACTCTGACTGTACACcatagaacacacacaggagagaaaccttttagctgtggtcaatgtaGGAAGAGTTTTTCTTCATCTAGCTCTCTGACtgaacaccagagaatacacacaggagagaaaccttatagctgtggtcaatgtgggacgTGTTTTACTACATCTGGCTCtctgactcaacaccagagaatacacacaggagagaaaccttatagctgtaatcaatgtgggaagggTTTTATTCGATCTGTCCACctgactcaacaccagagaacacacacaggagagaaaccttatagctgtaatcaatgtgggaagggTTTTGGTCAATCTGGAGAGctgacagtgcaccagagaaaacacacaggagagaaaccttatagctgtggtcaatgtgggaagagatttgcttcatctggctctctgactcttcaccagagaacacacacaggattgAAATCTCATAGCTGTGACCAGAGATAA